A single bacterium DNA region contains:
- a CDS encoding integrase core domain-containing protein, protein MSTNTNNTKNNWIFQEFLFLLGHLVHSNLMRQIDYLKVENQILRSKTNRRINLNPSEKQRLVKYGLALGGDIKRFINIVSYTTFRNWVNNGVSSNKNISKRGRPRSHREIRDLVVKLARENNWGYTRILGELKKLDIYSLSRNTIKNILKENGLDPAPKRSEDTWDDFIKRHFKTLWACDFFTKTVWTILGPKIFHVLFFINVHTRKVHIAGITKNPTREWVNSKAKTISFLFQTDNKSNKLLIRDGDGKYSKEFDEIINKYGVQVKQIPYKSPNLSPYAEGWVGTIKRECLDWFFVFGERHFKYLVKEYVKYYNTVRPHSAMCNMPLNYKPPNNKKGRIKSDSRLGGLIRHYYRR, encoded by the coding sequence ATGTCAACCAATACTAATAATACCAAAAATAACTGGATTTTTCAAGAGTTTTTATTCCTTTTAGGGCATTTAGTCCATAGTAACCTCATGAGGCAAATAGATTATCTCAAGGTTGAAAACCAGATACTTCGGAGCAAGACTAACAGGAGAATAAACCTGAATCCCAGCGAAAAGCAAAGGCTTGTAAAATATGGCCTTGCTCTGGGAGGAGATATAAAGAGATTCATAAATATTGTAAGCTATACCACATTCCGCAACTGGGTTAATAATGGAGTGAGCAGCAATAAAAATATCTCAAAAAGAGGCAGGCCCAGAAGCCATAGAGAGATTAGAGACCTGGTTGTAAAACTCGCCAGAGAGAACAATTGGGGATACACAAGGATTCTGGGAGAGTTAAAAAAGCTTGATATATATAGTTTATCCCGTAATACCATCAAGAACATATTGAAAGAAAATGGGCTTGACCCCGCTCCTAAAAGATCCGAAGATACATGGGATGATTTTATAAAAAGACATTTCAAGACTTTATGGGCATGTGATTTCTTTACAAAAACTGTGTGGACGATATTAGGCCCTAAAATCTTTCATGTCCTTTTTTTTATTAATGTCCATACTCGTAAAGTTCATATTGCAGGAATTACTAAAAATCCTACAAGAGAATGGGTAAATAGTAAAGCTAAAACCATATCATTTCTATTTCAAACTGATAATAAATCTAATAAACTATTGATTCGTGATGGCGACGGTAAATATTCAAAAGAATTTGATGAGATAATCAATAAATATGGTGTTCAGGTAAAACAGATTCCTTACAAGTCTCCTAATCTAAGTCCTTATGCAGAAGGATGGGTTGGGACTATAAAAAGAGAATGCCTCGACTGGTTCTTCGTCTTCGGAGAAAGGCATTTTAAGTATCTAGTTAAGGAGTATGTGAAATATTACAACACAGTGAGACCACATTCGGCCATGTGTAACATGCCGCTCAATTACAAACCGCCAAATAATAAAAAAGGAAGGATTAAATCTGATTCAAGGCTTGGAGGGTTAATTAGACATTACTATAGAAGATAG